One stretch of Pyrenophora tritici-repentis strain M4 chromosome 4, whole genome shotgun sequence DNA includes these proteins:
- a CDS encoding CaiA, Acyl-CoA dehydrogenase, translating to MNFSIPDDLKQYLADLDKFIDEKITPLQHKDDNNRFFDHRREHARTDWENGGLPRKEWEELLDESRRLADEAGFYRLSLPKQYGGQNSEDGRGSNLWMAVIREHLAAKGLGLFNDLQTEHSMVGNFPDVVMLMNFGNAHQKEELIPLRLQGKFRMTFGLTEPGHGSDATHMATKGRPQTRNGVKGWLLNGYKRWQTGMHHATHCSVFARTSEKDGEVKGISCFIVPVETPGIKAESYEWTLNMPTDHATVSIKDVWVPESAALGPIHNGLGVAQAFVHENRIRQAASSLGAAVYCVQQSVEYANDRAPFGTPLSHNQGIQFPLVELATQCEMLRLLIRKTALEMDSMPHNEIERKIGDKVSMCNYYANRLCTEAADRAIQVHGGNGYSRHYPFEHIWRHHRRYRITEGSEEIQMRKVAAYLFGFGGRKSLVDATRAEPKL from the exons ATGAACTTCTCAATCCCCGACGATTTGAAGCAATATCTCGCCGATCTCGACAAGTTTATCGATGAGAAGATCACTCCGTTGCAACACAAAGACGACAACAACCGCTTCTTCGACCACCGGCGCGAACACGCTCGAACGGATTGGGAGAATGGCGGCTTGCCGCGCAAGGAGTGGGAAGAGCTCTTGGACGAGTCAAGAAGACTGGCCGATGAAGCTGGTTTCTACCGACTCTCTTTACCAAAGCAGTATGGTGGCCAGAACAGCGAAGATGGACGAGGAAGCAATCTCTGGATGGCGGTCATAAGAGAGCATCTCGCTGCAAAGGGACTGGGTCTGTTCAATGATTTGCAGACTGAGCACTCAATGGTCGGGAACTTTCCAGATGTCGTAATGCTCATGAACTTTGGTAACGCGCACCAGAAGGAAGAGCTGATACCGCTGCGGCTGCAGGGCAAGTTCAGGATGACCTTTGGGTTGACCGAGCCTGGCCATGGGTCGGACGCGACACATATGGCGACGAAGGGACGACCACAGACAAGGAATGGCGTCAAAGGCTGGCTGCTGAATGGGTACAAGCGATGGCAGACTGGCATGCACCATGCCACACATTGTTCCGTCTTCGCGAGAACGTCGGAAAAGGATGGCGAGGTGAAAGGCATCTCATGCTTCATCGTGCCAGTAGAGACACCAGGTATCAAAGCAGAGTCGTATGAGTG GACATTGAACATGCCGACCGATCATGCGACCGTTTCCATCAAGGATGTCTGGGTACCCGAGAGCGCGGCTTTAGGTCCCATACATAACGGTCTCGGTGTCGCTCAAGCCTTTGTCCACGAAAATCGTATCCGACAAGCTGCTTCGTCTCTCGGCGCGGCCGTATACTGCGTCCAGCAATCGGTCGAATACGCCAATGACCGTGCACCCTTCGGCACCCCGCTCTCACACAACCAAGGCATCCAGTTCCCGCTCGTGGAATTAGCGACTCAATGCGAGATGCTCCGACTGCTCATTCGCAAGACAGCGCTGGAGATGGACTCAATGCCACACAATGAGATCGAAAGGAAGATCGGGGACAAGGTGTCTATGTGCAATTACTACGCAAATAGGCTGTGTACTGAGGCTGCGGATCGAGCCATACAGGTCCATGGCGGTAACGGATACTCTCGACACTATCCGTTCGAGCATATCTGGAGGCACCACCGACGGTATAGGATCACGGAGGGTAGTGAGGAAATCCAGATGCGCAAGGTTGCCGCGTATCTGTTTGGTTTCGGTGGAAGGAAGAGTCTTGTAGATGCTACGAGAGCTGAGCCCAAGTTGTAG